GACACGGAATAGCCCCATTTTTCGAACACATCCTTTAATGTGGAGTAATGATTGTATTTATGATAGGTACAGCAAGCGACATTGATTTTTCTATTTAAGAAGAAATCAGAATTTCCTTTTATAACCATTTCTTCTGCGCCCTCTATATCCATTTTCACAAAAAAATGCTCCATAGGATCTTCTTTTACAGAGGAATTTAATGTAACCGACGTGGAATCGTCTTTATCACTGACCCATTTGTTGATTATTACAACCTTGTCTTTGTATGGAGCGAACGTAGCATGAAGAGGTCTCTGCCATATAGGATCCGCCTCATACAAATACAGTTTTTTCAAATCGTCAATTGAGTCTAATGCAATTAAGCCCTCAGCACATCCAATATCTAGCAAGATATCTCCAGGTTCAATTTTAAATTGTTCCGACTGGTATTGGTGTGGTGCTTTAGAAGTGAATCCTCCCCCTAACAGATTTTCTCGTTCAATGTAGTATTTGTATTTCTCGGAAACTTCTTTGGGGTTCCAACATGCAGGAAAAAACAATTTTTTCCCATTATGCAAAACATAGGGTAGTTTATAGCGTTTATCAACACCCACAAGAATTTCATCAGATTCTAGAGTCTTAACCTGATCATAAGGAAACATATCATGAATATTTTTTTTATCTAAAAAATCTAATTCGTCAGAATATTGCTGAGCAAGTTCAGGCATGTTTTTTAAACACAAACTAACAATGAAACCTCGCAACCGATCAATTTCATTCAACTTGTTTAGATAATCATCTTGGATATTGTATTTACCCATAAGATGAAAATTTTTTATTAGATTGAAAAGAACTCTTTTCAAATAAGACATATCAAACATTTCAAACTCCTTCACTTGTTAAAGACGTTGTAATAAAGAATCCCACTTATCACCGATTGCCTTGGAAGAATAGTTCTGGCATTTGTTTATGCAATTTTGAGCTAGTTGTTGCCGCAAAGGTTCGTTCTTTATTAGTTCAATTACTTTTTTAGCAAATTGCAATTCATCATTTTTTTCTACGATATAACCATTGACTCCATTTTCAATAACCTCTGGAAGTGCAGCAAAGGTGTTGAATGCTATTGGGACGCATCCACATTGTTGCGCCTCAAGTAAAGTCATTGGCCAACCCTCAAAACGAGATGTCATCATAAAGAGGGGGCTCTCTATATAAAAATTTTCAGGTTCTGACGTTGCTCCGAGAAAAGAGTAATTCTTTATATTAATGCCTTTTGCGTAATCCCTTAATTTTTGTTCGTCTATTCCCGAGCCGACAATAATTAAATTCCAATCACAGATGCCCGAATCCTCAATTATTTTCCAAATGCGTAATGCTGCCGAAATGTTTTTTTGAAAATCATCAAGTCTACCAAGAATGAGCGCGACTTTTTTCTTTTGAATGAAATTCAATTGCTGAGGTTGAAAGGTTAAGGGGTTGTTTATACAACTGATTTTGCCAACATCTTGTCTTTTTACGATACTACGGAATTCTTCGACGTACGCGTCGGAGAGTAAAATGAATCTATTCGCAATATCGTACATTTGCCCCAACATATTGATACGGTGATTGCGAAAATCAAAAATTACCATTTGAAATTTTACGAAATACCAAATGAGAATCTTTAATCGGTTTATTACCGATAATGGCTTTTTCCTATTGTGAGCAGATGGCGCATTATGCAAACAAAAAACAATTTTGCATACGCCTCTTTTTTTCAAATAGGACATTGCATGGTTTATATTGGGATCAAACAGTCCCTGAATGATGATAACGTCTATATTGTACTTTTGAATGTAAGTTAAAAAGTCAACTGAAACTTTTTTTCTAGAGTCGTTGAAGTTGTATTCGAATACATCTTGTTGATGAGTTGTATTTTCACCTTTTATACAGCCTTCAAAACAATTATAATTATGGTCGCATAATTCTTTTTTCAACAAAAAAGAAACTCTTTCTACACCACTTTGATTGTAGTCAAGAGAATTATGCAAAATTAAGATGTTTTTCATATTACGAGATCCTCAGTCCAAGAACCAGGAACGCCTTACTTAGATGCAAGGTCTGCTTGACTTTTTCTAGTCCAAGGAAAATGTGAATGCCCATGCCGCAAAACGGCGCATATTTTGTCTGTGTCAATTTAAGGTTTTTGTATTTTTTTATCAAAGACGAGATATCTTCGGCTTTTAAGGTTTCCATATCCTAAATATAATATTCCAGAGTTTGAAAAATTACCATTTTTGACGGGCAAATGGTGAAATTTCTTGAATTCATGAGCGATGGATGTTTTATTTTGAGAAAAAAAAGTATTGTTTGTTAGATAGATGCCGTAATTAAGTTATTTTTTTGCTATGGATAGTTTTAAATCATTTGATGTCTTCGACACCTGCTTAATTAGGCTTTGTGGAACTCCAGAAAAAGTTTTTGACATAATGTCAAAACGTTTGTTTTGTGACGCCCAGATCCATTTGCAAAAAGCTTTTCTTGCTGAACGAGAACGTATTGAAAGCGAGGTGCTTAAAAATAATCCTAACGCAAACATTACGCAATTGTATGACGAATTTGATTCATCTTCATTTGGCTTAAGCAAAAACGATTTGATTGAACTGGAAATGGCTGTTCAA
The sequence above is drawn from the Fibrobacter sp. UWR2 genome and encodes:
- a CDS encoding glycosyltransferase; protein product: MKNILILHNSLDYNQSGVERVSFLLKKELCDHNYNCFEGCIKGENTTHQQDVFEYNFNDSRKKVSVDFLTYIQKYNIDVIIIQGLFDPNINHAMSYLKKRGVCKIVFCLHNAPSAHNRKKPLSVINRLKILIWYFVKFQMVIFDFRNHRINMLGQMYDIANRFILLSDAYVEEFRSIVKRQDVGKISCINNPLTFQPQQLNFIQKKKVALILGRLDDFQKNISAALRIWKIIEDSGICDWNLIIVGSGIDEQKLRDYAKGINIKNYSFLGATSEPENFYIESPLFMMTSRFEGWPMTLLEAQQCGCVPIAFNTFAALPEVIENGVNGYIVEKNDELQFAKKVIELIKNEPLRQQLAQNCINKCQNYSSKAIGDKWDSLLQRL